In Arthrobacter sp. B3I4, the following proteins share a genomic window:
- a CDS encoding DUF5671 domain-containing protein encodes MRSRAVPVTAPAQVKVRRLVVFVLLFALVVVAANGLSGLLERLLRSGQVLAGEGVAGLALSLAFTLIGGPLAALLWWFVWRRLVDGPERSAPSWGLYVAVVYTVSLIQAVTALLALAGGFIAEQDPEWRSPLSVGLVWALVWVWHRWMWLHPVRGPLVLAEVPAVIGTYFGLALGIGGAVLALGGLFDLALRGSMELTATDNPWWRSTLRDLVWAAGGAAVWWWHWGRGGARRLRGGFADVGLIVVGVLAPGVLALGGAGSVLFVLLRLAFDRQDTLLALLEPLGFATSAAAVGALVWRYYRTAAVGRSERTRQAGMLVTSGVALAAAATGVGVVVNAALSIAVSPLAGGNARTLLLGGISSLVVGGWVWWLAWRPGPQHRQEGVPAARRVYLVAVFGLSAVVAVAALLVIGYRLFEFLLANNLTGGSVVDRIRAPLGLLVATGLAAGYHFAIWRQDRSRLASADAGRKRTIGHVILVAGPEPDSLRRSIEELTGAGVTLWHRADVGVPPDAWTAGGTPGGTPGAASGGTAGAAAGGTAGETSGRTAAGAGLAEALTGVRAKRVLVIAGADGVQVIPLHG; translated from the coding sequence ATGAGGAGCCGCGCGGTTCCGGTTACCGCCCCGGCCCAGGTTAAGGTCCGCCGCCTGGTGGTTTTCGTTCTCCTGTTCGCTCTGGTGGTCGTCGCCGCCAACGGGCTCAGCGGCCTGCTGGAACGGCTGTTGCGCTCCGGCCAGGTGCTGGCCGGGGAAGGCGTTGCCGGCCTGGCCTTGTCGCTCGCGTTCACCCTGATCGGCGGCCCGCTGGCGGCGTTGCTGTGGTGGTTCGTGTGGCGGCGCCTGGTTGACGGACCCGAGCGGTCGGCCCCTTCCTGGGGTCTCTACGTCGCCGTGGTGTATACCGTTTCCCTGATCCAGGCTGTCACGGCGCTGCTGGCGTTGGCGGGCGGCTTCATCGCGGAGCAGGATCCGGAGTGGCGGTCACCGCTCTCCGTTGGACTGGTCTGGGCCCTGGTTTGGGTGTGGCACCGCTGGATGTGGCTGCACCCCGTGCGGGGTCCGCTCGTGCTCGCCGAGGTGCCCGCCGTGATCGGCACCTACTTCGGGCTGGCCCTCGGCATCGGCGGCGCGGTGCTTGCCCTGGGTGGACTGTTCGACCTTGCCCTGCGTGGTTCCATGGAGCTCACTGCCACGGATAACCCGTGGTGGCGCTCAACGCTCCGGGACCTGGTCTGGGCCGCCGGGGGAGCGGCCGTTTGGTGGTGGCATTGGGGACGGGGCGGGGCGCGCCGGCTGCGGGGCGGTTTCGCGGACGTGGGGCTGATCGTAGTCGGAGTGCTCGCCCCCGGGGTGCTCGCTCTCGGCGGCGCGGGCTCCGTCCTTTTTGTGCTGCTGAGGCTGGCGTTCGACCGGCAGGACACCCTGCTGGCACTGCTGGAACCGCTGGGCTTCGCTACTTCCGCTGCCGCCGTCGGAGCGCTCGTGTGGCGCTATTACCGTACCGCCGCGGTCGGCCGTTCGGAGCGGACCCGCCAGGCCGGGATGCTGGTGACGTCGGGCGTGGCGCTGGCAGCTGCCGCCACCGGCGTCGGGGTCGTCGTGAACGCCGCCCTTTCCATCGCCGTGTCGCCGCTGGCGGGCGGCAACGCCCGGACGTTGCTGCTGGGAGGCATCAGTTCCCTGGTGGTGGGCGGCTGGGTGTGGTGGCTGGCGTGGCGGCCCGGGCCGCAGCACCGCCAGGAAGGGGTTCCGGCGGCGCGCCGCGTCTACCTCGTCGCCGTGTTCGGCCTCAGCGCGGTGGTTGCTGTAGCCGCGCTGCTGGTGATTGGGTACCGGCTGTTTGAGTTCCTCCTCGCCAACAACCTCACGGGCGGCAGCGTGGTGGACCGAATCCGGGCACCGCTGGGCCTGCTGGTGGCCACCGGCCTGGCCGCCGGCTACCATTTCGCGATCTGGCGGCAGGACAGAAGCCGGCTGGCGTCCGCCGACGCCGGCAGGAAGCGCACCATCGGTCACGTGATCCTGGTCGCTGGTCCCGAGCCGGATTCGCTGCGCCGGTCCATTGAGGAACTCACGGGGGCGGGAGTCACGCTCTGGCACCGGGCCGACGTCGGCGTCCCTCCTGACGCGTGGACCGCCGGAGGAACTCCCGGAGGTACTCCGGGTGCGGCTTCCGGAGGGACTGCAGGTGCGGCTGCCGGAGGGACTGCAGGTGAGACTTCCGGGCGGACCGCCGCGGGTGCGGGACTGGCCGAAGCGTTGACCGGCGTGCGCGCCAAACGGGTGCTGGTCATCGCCGGTGCCGACGGCGTTCAGGTCATTCCGCTGCACGGTTAG
- a CDS encoding HAMP domain-containing sensor histidine kinase → MTKALPAGTPDQSTLRKASLKVAVRISIACAVMVLVLLAVAALYLLNKLADPDLPPSVAAGTRYAYLDSRDLLEAMIIAGAAGIALAGLTGWLSARSAIRPLGEALALQRRFVQDASHELRTPLAILDARIQLAQRDAGEDAVSTRHLAKIREDTATLTGIVNELLLAATAAAPDPAAHPADLADVAGSVAESLQLLAAEKDIRLDFSAGGGPRARIEPHALRRAVLALADNALAHTPPGGRVGISVAAVQGQAVITVADSGPGIIGIDQDRIFDRFVRTAGPDGSHGQRSFGIGLSLVREIAMAAGGTVDVARTGADGTVMRIVLPAAAVPPAP, encoded by the coding sequence ATGACTAAGGCCCTGCCGGCCGGAACCCCCGACCAATCAACCTTGCGGAAGGCCTCGCTCAAGGTCGCCGTGCGGATCAGTATCGCGTGTGCGGTGATGGTGCTTGTCCTGCTGGCGGTGGCTGCCCTTTACCTGCTGAACAAACTCGCCGATCCGGACCTGCCGCCCTCCGTGGCTGCCGGGACCAGGTACGCCTACCTCGACTCGCGGGACCTGCTGGAAGCGATGATCATCGCCGGTGCTGCCGGGATCGCCCTGGCCGGCCTGACCGGGTGGCTGAGTGCCCGCAGCGCTATCCGGCCGCTGGGCGAGGCCCTGGCCCTGCAACGCCGGTTTGTCCAGGACGCCAGCCACGAGCTGCGCACCCCGCTGGCCATCCTGGACGCGCGGATCCAGCTGGCGCAGCGCGACGCCGGCGAGGATGCAGTGTCCACCCGCCACCTGGCCAAAATCCGGGAGGACACAGCCACCCTCACCGGCATCGTCAATGAACTGTTGCTGGCCGCGACCGCAGCCGCTCCGGATCCGGCGGCGCATCCAGCGGACCTCGCCGACGTCGCAGGGTCGGTCGCCGAAAGCCTTCAGCTGCTGGCAGCCGAAAAGGACATCCGGCTCGACTTCTCGGCCGGGGGCGGGCCCCGGGCCCGGATTGAGCCCCACGCCCTGCGCCGGGCGGTGCTGGCGCTGGCCGACAACGCGCTCGCCCACACCCCGCCCGGCGGCCGGGTGGGGATCTCAGTGGCGGCCGTTCAGGGACAAGCAGTCATTACCGTCGCGGACAGCGGCCCCGGGATCATCGGTATTGACCAGGACCGGATCTTCGACCGCTTTGTCCGGACCGCCGGCCCCGACGGCTCACACGGGCAGCGCAGCTTTGGGATTGGTTTGTCCTTGGTCCGTGAGATTGCCATGGCGGCCGGCGGCACGGTTGACGTGGCCCGTACCGGGGCGGATGGGACGGTCATGCGGATCGTCCTGCCCGCCGCGGCGGTGCCGCCCGCGCCTTAG
- a CDS encoding response regulator transcription factor, whose translation MTTAYRPSVLLVEDDPVLGPLIADLLEPDYRVRLAADGQEGLHRGLTEPWDVMVIDRGLPLLDGIAVIAALRSKGIATPILILTALGDPDEKVRGLDAGANDYMTKPFDAGELAARLRALTRVFPPPASSVSIGNWELDPAARSVRSLYGELVSLTAKEAELLTALAAEPGRVIPREELLARFFHSSDQPGVIDTYVHHLRRKITKSVIRTVHGVGYQIGDADD comes from the coding sequence ATGACCACCGCTTATCGACCCTCCGTGCTGCTCGTCGAGGACGACCCGGTCCTGGGCCCGCTCATCGCCGACCTGCTGGAACCGGACTACCGGGTCCGGCTGGCTGCCGACGGCCAGGAAGGGCTTCACCGCGGTTTGACGGAGCCCTGGGACGTGATGGTCATCGACCGGGGGCTGCCCCTGCTGGACGGGATCGCCGTGATTGCGGCCCTGCGCTCAAAGGGGATCGCCACCCCGATCCTGATCCTCACCGCCCTTGGCGACCCGGACGAGAAAGTCCGCGGTCTCGACGCCGGCGCGAATGACTACATGACAAAACCGTTCGACGCCGGTGAACTGGCCGCCCGGCTGCGGGCCCTGACGCGTGTCTTTCCGCCGCCGGCCAGTTCCGTCAGCATCGGGAACTGGGAGCTTGACCCGGCGGCACGGTCAGTCCGCTCACTGTACGGCGAGCTGGTGTCCCTCACCGCCAAAGAGGCCGAACTTCTCACCGCCCTCGCCGCAGAACCCGGCCGGGTCATCCCCCGCGAGGAACTGCTCGCCCGTTTCTTCCACTCCAGCGACCAGCCCGGCGTCATCGACACGTACGTGCACCACCTGCGCCGGAAGATCACCAAGTCCGTAATCCGCACCGTCCACGGCGTCGGATATCAGATCGGCGACGCCGATGACTAA
- a CDS encoding DedA family protein has translation MHSTAIFSLVPALTAAGSPSLLDPASLLAGLGPAALGVIAVMVFIESGVLFPFLPGDSLLFTAGLLHQQLQLTLPVLIGVVTAAAVAGDQVGYMLGRTFGRRWFKDDAKVLKTAHLATTEEFFRRHGGAAVVLARFVPVVRTFAPLTAGIGRYGYRSFTLWNLVGAFSWAASVTLLGTWLGHYAIIANNIDIIAVVMVLASVVPWAVQFLRRRRGNRTAAVEHDTADAARTGEPDMELAAEE, from the coding sequence GTGCACAGCACCGCTATCTTCAGCCTGGTCCCGGCACTGACCGCCGCCGGCTCACCCTCACTGCTGGACCCCGCCAGCCTCCTCGCCGGTCTCGGCCCTGCCGCGCTGGGCGTGATCGCCGTGATGGTCTTCATCGAATCCGGCGTGCTGTTCCCGTTCCTGCCCGGCGATTCCCTGCTCTTCACCGCAGGCCTGCTGCATCAGCAGCTGCAGCTGACCCTGCCGGTACTGATCGGAGTCGTCACGGCAGCTGCCGTCGCCGGGGACCAGGTCGGGTACATGCTGGGCCGCACTTTTGGGCGGCGCTGGTTCAAGGACGACGCCAAGGTGCTCAAGACCGCCCACCTGGCCACCACGGAAGAGTTCTTCCGCCGCCACGGGGGCGCCGCCGTCGTCCTGGCCCGCTTTGTGCCCGTCGTCAGGACCTTTGCGCCGCTGACTGCCGGTATCGGCCGCTACGGCTACCGGTCCTTCACGTTGTGGAACCTGGTCGGAGCGTTTAGCTGGGCCGCCTCCGTGACCTTGCTGGGAACCTGGCTGGGACATTACGCGATCATCGCCAACAACATCGACATCATTGCCGTTGTCATGGTCCTCGCCTCGGTCGTGCCCTGGGCGGTCCAGTTCCTCAGGCGCCGCCGCGGCAACCGCACTGCCGCTGTCGAGCACGACACGGCCGATGCAGCCCGGACCGGGGAACCGGACATGGAGTTGGCAGCGGAAGAATAG
- a CDS encoding phosphatase PAP2 family protein, translated as MSGPAPADRPESRPGTELRSPAGLRFWTLPQARHWVLAAVLLSAAVIVLGLLVQVLPGDTAAELRVDQSLSLHHVAVLTAVAMGINLVFGPVAGLALVCLGALCLWLVRRDLVRAVGFGLVACSGWVASEAFKLLVARHRPDPALLFDPLSPETGSNSYPSGHVSFAVALAFALYFLARGSRWSRPVAAAGAAVALTVAWSRLYVGVHYPTDVAASFLAAGAAVVLLTGVWNRFGPRLAGWLADRLPVGAALPSSRS; from the coding sequence ATGTCTGGACCCGCCCCTGCCGATCGCCCTGAGTCCCGCCCGGGTACGGAGCTGCGCTCTCCTGCCGGGTTGCGCTTCTGGACGCTCCCCCAGGCCCGGCACTGGGTGCTGGCGGCAGTCCTGCTGAGCGCGGCAGTAATCGTGCTCGGCCTGCTGGTGCAGGTGCTGCCCGGCGACACCGCCGCCGAACTAAGGGTTGACCAGAGCCTCAGCCTGCACCACGTTGCCGTGCTGACCGCCGTCGCGATGGGCATCAACCTCGTGTTCGGGCCGGTGGCCGGCCTCGCGCTGGTCTGCCTCGGCGCCCTGTGCCTGTGGCTGGTGCGCCGCGATCTGGTCAGGGCCGTCGGTTTTGGTTTGGTGGCCTGCTCCGGCTGGGTCGCCAGCGAGGCCTTCAAACTCCTCGTTGCCCGCCACCGTCCGGACCCTGCGCTGCTTTTTGACCCGCTGTCGCCGGAGACCGGGTCCAACAGCTACCCCAGCGGCCACGTCTCATTTGCCGTGGCGCTTGCCTTCGCGCTTTACTTCCTGGCCCGCGGCAGCCGGTGGTCCCGGCCCGTCGCCGCCGCAGGCGCAGCTGTGGCGCTCACCGTCGCGTGGTCAAGGCTATACGTCGGAGTGCACTACCCCACCGATGTGGCAGCGTCCTTCCTCGCCGCCGGCGCGGCCGTGGTGCTGCTGACCGGGGTGTGGAACCGCTTCGGGCCCCGGCTGGCGGGCTGGTTGGCGGACCGTCTTCCGGTCGGCGCGGCCCTTCCCTCAAGTCGATCCTAA
- a CDS encoding hemerythrin domain-containing protein → MHAKAEEDLFYPQLLALGTGEGGKASPEDETTDAIHDHNEIRDALADVEGHAPGSSGWWSAVAKVNEVNGDHMAEEEREGLTDFRRHASLDLRHNLAVAFYAYEAAHAGGIKSHDVDPEEYVKQNEDPAAGPGR, encoded by the coding sequence GTGCACGCCAAGGCAGAGGAAGACCTCTTCTACCCGCAACTGCTGGCACTCGGAACGGGAGAGGGCGGTAAAGCCTCTCCGGAGGATGAAACCACCGACGCCATCCACGACCACAACGAAATCCGTGACGCGCTGGCCGACGTCGAAGGCCACGCGCCCGGCTCATCCGGGTGGTGGAGTGCGGTCGCCAAGGTCAACGAGGTCAACGGCGACCACATGGCGGAGGAAGAGCGGGAAGGGCTGACGGATTTTCGGCGCCACGCGAGCCTAGACCTCCGCCACAACCTGGCTGTGGCGTTCTACGCCTATGAAGCCGCCCACGCCGGCGGAATCAAGAGCCACGACGTCGACCCGGAAGAGTATGTGAAGCAAAACGAAGACCCGGCAGCGGGGCCCGGCCGCTAG
- a CDS encoding endonuclease/exonuclease/phosphatase family protein, with protein MRVISYNLRKHKASGELEALARDYDIDALCLQECDTEDLPESIGGLHLANATRGNRLGLAIYYRKDRFTAGETNTFSLKKSLHDRVLAPAHERLIGTRVVDNETNHDLVIASFHAAPLTASNSLRRNQIHAAHGELLGMGAGLMTLMVGDFNYPFFTKYLTEQMKDAGYELSLSDRRTYTRYKVFKGHFDFATSQGLMIEGVETLPRGASDHLPILISAEYGQDAPVTPA; from the coding sequence ATCCGAGTCATCAGCTACAACCTCCGCAAACACAAGGCCAGCGGCGAACTTGAGGCGCTGGCCCGCGACTACGACATCGATGCGCTCTGCCTGCAGGAGTGTGACACCGAAGACCTGCCAGAGAGCATCGGCGGCCTGCATCTTGCGAACGCCACCAGGGGCAACCGGCTGGGCCTGGCGATCTATTACCGCAAAGACCGTTTCACAGCCGGAGAGACCAACACTTTCTCCCTGAAGAAGTCCTTGCATGACAGGGTGCTCGCACCGGCCCACGAGCGGCTCATCGGCACCAGGGTGGTCGACAACGAAACAAACCACGACCTCGTCATCGCGTCCTTCCATGCGGCGCCGCTAACGGCGTCGAACTCGCTGCGCCGTAACCAGATCCACGCCGCGCACGGTGAACTGCTGGGCATGGGCGCGGGTCTGATGACGCTGATGGTGGGCGACTTTAACTACCCGTTCTTCACCAAGTACCTGACCGAGCAGATGAAGGACGCCGGCTACGAGCTTTCGCTCAGCGACCGGCGGACCTACACCCGGTACAAGGTTTTCAAGGGCCACTTCGACTTCGCCACCTCCCAGGGTTTGATGATCGAAGGCGTCGAGACGCTGCCGCGCGGCGCCTCGGACCACCTGCCGATCCTCATCTCCGCTGAGTACGGCCAGGACGCCCCCGTAACTCCGGCCTAG
- a CDS encoding thioesterase family protein: protein MTAELPVLAEGDFYYQALGDGRFRSTIHAQGAWNEHEQHMAPASGIMADCLARHEPREDMRMARISYEILGLIPGGEFEVTTTTLRPGRTIELLQAELVAGGRVAIRATAWRMITSDTTAVAAIEDPRIPAPEDCKPYDAATVWPGGYIASLEMRIAEGHRAGSGTVWLHTDHPLTDRADSSDLARLIGLVDTANGIAARVPPGKDSYAFPNLDLQIHMYRRPEGEWLGLDNEVSFGTDGIGLTSTVLHDLQGPFGRAEQILTLRKS from the coding sequence TTGACTGCTGAACTACCGGTGCTGGCCGAAGGCGATTTCTATTACCAGGCTCTGGGGGACGGGCGGTTCCGCTCCACCATCCACGCCCAGGGCGCCTGGAACGAGCATGAACAGCACATGGCTCCGGCCTCCGGCATCATGGCCGACTGCCTGGCTCGGCACGAGCCCCGGGAGGACATGCGGATGGCGCGGATCAGTTACGAGATCCTGGGCCTAATCCCCGGCGGCGAGTTCGAAGTCACCACCACCACGCTGCGCCCCGGCCGGACCATCGAACTGCTCCAGGCCGAACTCGTGGCCGGCGGCCGGGTCGCCATCCGTGCCACCGCGTGGCGGATGATCACCTCCGACACCACCGCCGTAGCGGCGATCGAAGACCCCCGGATACCCGCGCCGGAGGATTGCAAGCCGTACGACGCCGCCACGGTATGGCCGGGCGGCTACATCGCCTCACTTGAGATGCGGATTGCCGAGGGCCACCGGGCCGGCTCCGGCACCGTCTGGCTGCACACCGACCACCCGCTCACCGACCGGGCCGACAGCAGCGACCTGGCCCGGCTCATCGGCCTGGTGGACACCGCCAACGGAATCGCCGCACGCGTGCCGCCGGGCAAGGACAGCTACGCCTTCCCCAACCTGGACCTGCAGATCCACATGTACCGGCGCCCGGAAGGGGAATGGCTGGGCCTGGACAACGAGGTCTCCTTCGGCACCGACGGCATCGGGCTGACCTCCACGGTGCTGCACGACCTGCAGGGCCCGTTCGGTCGGGCCGAACAGATCCTGACGCTGCGCAAGAGCTGA
- a CDS encoding DUF2177 family protein translates to MVFLEFLVVAAAFAAIDAVWLKSMSKFYRRHLGHLMADKPHLGYAVVFYVLYIAGIVFFALKPALDGGSWLTALGYGAALGGFAYATYDLTNAATLRNWPLTIVVADILWGAFLTGLATVVGWLVFH, encoded by the coding sequence ATGGTCTTTCTGGAATTCCTCGTGGTGGCCGCCGCGTTCGCCGCCATCGACGCCGTCTGGCTCAAGTCGATGAGCAAGTTCTACCGCCGGCACCTCGGCCACCTGATGGCGGACAAGCCCCATCTAGGGTACGCCGTCGTGTTCTACGTGCTGTACATCGCGGGAATTGTCTTCTTTGCCCTCAAGCCCGCGCTCGACGGCGGCAGCTGGCTGACCGCGCTGGGTTACGGCGCCGCGCTGGGCGGGTTCGCGTACGCGACTTACGACCTCACCAATGCCGCGACGCTGAGGAACTGGCCGCTCACGATCGTGGTGGCCGACATTCTGTGGGGCGCCTTCCTGACCGGGCTGGCGACGGTCGTCGGCTGGTTGGTGTTCCACTAG
- a CDS encoding lipoate--protein ligase family protein, whose product MQQAPAGPRTLTVFRQEHSLGAAEDLDFALELLRRVKTGAAAPLLRLYRPAPTVAFGQRDTHLPGFDAAAQACRELGFEPLVRKAGGRAAAYHGGTLVIDHLEPDADAIAGAKGRFSFFGELLAQALRDAGVEAAVGEIPGEYCPGEFSVHGTNPEDPSQRLKLVGTAQRVVSGGWLFSSVIIVENSGPIRAVLEASYEALGLDWDPATAGAADDLVPHLDVDAVEAAVLGAYGRYATLSAGDFGSLQA is encoded by the coding sequence ATGCAGCAGGCGCCGGCCGGACCGCGGACCCTGACGGTGTTCCGGCAGGAGCACTCGCTCGGTGCCGCGGAGGATCTGGACTTTGCCCTGGAACTGCTGCGGCGGGTAAAGACCGGTGCCGCCGCGCCTCTGCTCCGGCTCTACCGGCCCGCTCCGACCGTGGCCTTCGGCCAGCGCGACACCCACCTGCCCGGGTTTGACGCCGCGGCGCAGGCCTGCCGTGAGCTGGGCTTCGAACCGTTGGTCCGCAAAGCCGGCGGCCGGGCGGCCGCCTACCACGGAGGCACCCTCGTGATCGACCACCTGGAACCGGACGCGGACGCGATCGCGGGTGCCAAGGGCCGCTTTTCCTTCTTTGGTGAGCTTTTGGCGCAGGCGCTCCGCGATGCCGGGGTGGAGGCCGCCGTCGGCGAGATCCCCGGTGAGTACTGCCCGGGGGAGTTCAGCGTGCACGGCACCAATCCGGAAGACCCGTCGCAGCGGCTCAAGCTGGTCGGCACTGCCCAGCGGGTGGTATCCGGCGGCTGGCTGTTCAGCTCCGTGATCATCGTGGAGAACTCCGGGCCGATCCGGGCCGTGCTCGAGGCGAGCTACGAGGCGCTGGGACTGGACTGGGACCCGGCGACGGCGGGCGCGGCTGACGACCTCGTCCCGCACCTGGACGTGGACGCAGTCGAAGCCGCTGTGCTGGGCGCCTACGGCCGCTACGCCACTCTCAGCGCCGGCGACTTCGGCAGCCTCCAGGCCTAA
- a CDS encoding DinB family protein: MSTFPSMDPALFSAELRAQFEAFLDEHRAALHDCLEGLSEQEARASLVPSQTTLLGLVKHATFVEQVWFDEAITGRSRQEIGIPATPDESFILDGRDTTASVRSAYRKACTESRGRTAPLGLADLVTGNRRGPLPLRWVYLHMLRELAQHCGHADILREQVLAARTAG, encoded by the coding sequence ATGAGCACATTTCCCAGCATGGACCCGGCCCTGTTTTCGGCAGAATTGCGGGCGCAGTTCGAGGCGTTCCTCGACGAGCACCGGGCTGCCCTGCACGACTGCCTTGAGGGACTGAGCGAGCAGGAGGCCCGGGCTTCGCTGGTCCCCTCGCAGACCACGCTGCTCGGGCTGGTCAAACACGCCACGTTCGTGGAGCAGGTCTGGTTTGACGAAGCCATCACGGGCCGGAGCCGGCAGGAGATCGGCATTCCGGCAACCCCGGATGAGTCCTTTATCCTGGACGGCCGGGACACCACCGCAAGCGTCCGGTCTGCGTACCGGAAGGCCTGTACGGAGTCACGCGGTCGGACTGCGCCGTTGGGACTTGCGGACCTGGTCACCGGAAACCGCCGCGGTCCGCTGCCGCTGAGGTGGGTCTACCTGCATATGCTGCGGGAACTCGCCCAGCATTGCGGGCACGCCGACATTCTGCGCGAGCAAGTCCTCGCGGCACGCACCGCCGGCTGA
- the lipA gene encoding lipoyl synthase, giving the protein MTLAPEGRKMLRIEQRNAAVPVERKPEWIKAKVQMGPEFVQLKNLVKKEGLHTVCEEAGCPNIFECWEDKEATFLIGGSECTRRCDFCQIDTGKPSPVDMFEPTKVARSVQSMQLRYATVTGVARDDLADEGVWLYAETVRKIHELNPGTGVELLIPDFSGKPEHIAAICDSKPEVFAHNVETVPRIFKRIRPAFRYERSLDVITQGRNLGMVTKSNLILGMGETREEISEALRDLHEAGCDLITITQYLRPSERHLPVDRWVKPQEFVDLQQEADEIGFLGVMSGPLVRSSYRAGRLWATAMRKKGWEIPAELAHIESSGSTRQEASSLLAAR; this is encoded by the coding sequence ATGACACTGGCACCAGAAGGCCGGAAGATGCTGCGGATCGAGCAGCGCAACGCGGCCGTCCCGGTGGAACGCAAACCTGAGTGGATTAAGGCCAAGGTCCAGATGGGCCCGGAATTCGTCCAGCTCAAGAACCTGGTCAAGAAGGAAGGCCTCCACACCGTGTGTGAAGAGGCCGGCTGCCCCAACATCTTCGAATGCTGGGAAGACAAGGAAGCGACCTTCCTGATCGGCGGCTCCGAGTGCACCCGGCGCTGCGACTTCTGCCAGATTGACACCGGCAAGCCCTCCCCGGTGGACATGTTCGAACCCACCAAGGTGGCGCGCTCGGTGCAGTCCATGCAGCTGCGTTACGCCACGGTCACCGGCGTCGCCCGCGACGACCTCGCCGATGAGGGTGTCTGGCTCTACGCCGAAACGGTCCGCAAGATCCACGAACTGAACCCGGGCACCGGCGTCGAACTCCTGATCCCGGACTTCTCCGGCAAACCCGAACACATCGCCGCGATCTGCGACTCCAAACCCGAGGTATTCGCCCACAACGTCGAGACAGTGCCACGGATCTTCAAGCGGATCCGCCCGGCGTTCCGCTACGAGCGGTCCCTGGACGTCATCACGCAGGGCCGCAACCTGGGCATGGTCACCAAGTCCAACCTGATCCTCGGCATGGGCGAAACCCGTGAGGAGATCTCCGAGGCGCTGCGCGACCTGCACGAGGCCGGCTGTGACCTCATCACCATCACCCAGTACCTGCGGCCCTCCGAGCGGCACCTCCCGGTGGACCGCTGGGTCAAGCCGCAGGAATTCGTTGACCTGCAGCAGGAAGCGGACGAGATCGGTTTCCTCGGCGTCATGTCCGGACCGCTAGTCCGTTCTTCCTACCGCGCGGGCCGGCTGTGGGCTACCGCGATGCGCAAGAAAGGCTGGGAAATCCCGGCCGAGCTGGCGCACATCGAAAGCTCCGGAAGCACCCGGCAGGAAGCCAGCTCGCTACTCGCGGCACGCTGA